A part of Myxococcus landrumus genomic DNA contains:
- a CDS encoding tetratricopeptide repeat protein encodes MRQLICVGLVSLVTACATSRSAQVTSAGTGAEQGRAFSEAAVTVMQAYDLESRYEEAVALGQFAGERARLLKDEGGEARILAQQGRVMSRMLRHRPGMETAQVLEVLHRARRLADASGDASARVAARNSEAIFHYSIVLLTGQGEWATVVALLEQARDLAVSSGDSRGHLDALFYLGLTQQFQGNAEAARSTYEHGLSLARAAKDVLMESYNLRHLASLAEDRGELDSAITLYEQSLRLREQVGFTTGQMFALTALANVRARKDPKDAQALVLSEKSLTLARAVKDPAGEREARTSLGRLLLRRGEVAAAVPHLEQALSNSETHEDWWSAVEALLELGRAHSLRGEKVLVGERLRQARTVASSRRLQEALVLVEKVEHELGAAP; translated from the coding sequence AGCAGGTCCGCGCAGGTCACCAGCGCCGGCACGGGCGCCGAGCAGGGACGTGCATTCAGCGAAGCGGCCGTCACCGTGATGCAGGCCTATGACTTGGAGAGTCGCTACGAGGAGGCCGTGGCGCTCGGCCAGTTCGCGGGTGAGCGCGCCCGGCTCCTGAAAGACGAGGGAGGCGAGGCCCGCATCCTCGCGCAGCAGGGGCGCGTGATGTCCCGCATGCTCCGTCATCGGCCCGGGATGGAGACCGCCCAGGTTCTCGAGGTGCTGCACCGCGCCCGTCGCCTTGCTGATGCGTCCGGTGATGCCAGTGCTCGCGTCGCCGCGCGCAACTCGGAGGCCATCTTCCACTACTCCATCGTGCTCCTGACGGGCCAGGGGGAGTGGGCCACCGTCGTCGCCCTCCTGGAGCAGGCGCGAGACCTGGCTGTCTCCTCGGGGGATTCGCGAGGGCACCTCGATGCCCTGTTCTACCTGGGCCTCACCCAGCAGTTTCAGGGGAACGCCGAGGCCGCGAGGTCGACCTACGAGCACGGCCTGTCGCTCGCCCGCGCCGCGAAGGATGTCCTGATGGAGTCGTACAACCTGCGCCACCTCGCCTCCCTCGCCGAGGACCGGGGCGAGCTCGACTCGGCCATCACCCTGTACGAGCAGTCCCTGCGGCTGCGAGAGCAGGTCGGCTTCACCACTGGCCAGATGTTCGCACTGACGGCCCTGGCCAACGTGCGTGCGCGCAAGGACCCGAAGGACGCTCAGGCGCTGGTGCTCTCCGAGAAGTCCCTCACCCTGGCGCGAGCGGTGAAGGACCCCGCTGGCGAGCGCGAGGCCCGGACGTCCCTTGGGCGACTTCTCCTGCGCCGGGGAGAGGTCGCCGCCGCGGTTCCCCATCTGGAGCAGGCGCTCTCCAACTCGGAGACGCACGAGGACTGGTGGTCCGCGGTCGAGGCGTTGTTGGAGCTGGGCCGGGCCCACTCGCTGCGCGGCGAGAAGGTGCTTGTCGGGGAGCGACTGCGTCAAGCGCGCACCGTGGCCTCCTCGCGACGATTGCAGGAGGCGCTCGTCCTGGTGGAGAAGGTCGAGCACGAGCTGGGCGCCGCGCCCTGA
- a CDS encoding DUF899 domain-containing protein: MTPTKTESRSEWLAARQELLAKEKALTRMRDELSATRRTLPWLRVTEPYVFDGPQGKETLAQLFAGRSQLLVYHFMFAPEWETGCKSCSFWADSFNGASEHLSQRDVSFVVISRAELPKLQAFRQRLGWSFKWVSSHGSEFNFDFQVSFRAEAVARGEAVYNYGPLPHSTSDMPGFSVFSKDERGDIFHTYGTYGRGIESINTAYQLLDLVPKGRDEGGLPHPMSWVRLRDQYGHGA; encoded by the coding sequence GTGACGCCCACCAAGACGGAGTCGAGGAGTGAGTGGCTGGCCGCACGCCAGGAGCTGTTGGCGAAGGAGAAGGCCCTCACGCGGATGCGCGACGAGCTGAGCGCCACACGCCGCACCCTGCCCTGGCTGCGTGTGACCGAGCCCTACGTGTTCGATGGCCCCCAGGGAAAGGAGACGCTGGCGCAGCTCTTCGCGGGCCGAAGCCAGTTGCTCGTCTACCACTTCATGTTCGCCCCCGAATGGGAGACTGGCTGCAAGAGCTGTTCATTCTGGGCGGACTCCTTCAACGGAGCCAGCGAGCACCTGAGCCAGCGGGATGTGAGCTTCGTCGTCATCTCGCGCGCGGAGCTGCCGAAGCTGCAGGCGTTCCGACAGCGCCTGGGCTGGAGCTTCAAGTGGGTGTCCTCGCATGGAAGCGAATTCAACTTCGACTTCCAGGTGTCCTTCCGAGCAGAGGCCGTGGCACGTGGCGAAGCCGTCTACAACTACGGACCGCTGCCGCACTCCACCTCGGACATGCCGGGCTTCAGTGTCTTCTCGAAGGATGAACGCGGCGACATCTTCCACACCTACGGGACCTACGGGCGAGGCATCGAGTCCATCAACACGGCCTACCAACTCCTGGACCTCGTCCCGAAAGGCCGAGACGAAGGCGGGCTGCCCCACCCCATGAGCTGGGTTCGCTTGCGGGACCAGTATGGCCACGGAGCCTGA
- a CDS encoding helix-turn-helix domain-containing protein, whose translation MDALITAAARALGEGDPLGALQRVALREDAPALAVRGIAMAQMGVFAKATQLLRRAARAYGSSDALARARCNVAEAEVALASRDFGGADLTLDEALSTFLRHGDSQNARYTRLLQARRALLLGRVDEAQQAVAELDLRGAPAMTLAVAHLLELEVALRRGATRAARVALEHVRSTAGRARIPSLDAEVEHAARVLSLPAARVLVRGEARVVMLDEVEVLLGSEHLVVNACRRTVHLRGQVVTLATRPVLFELLRGLAEAWPGSATRDDLARHVFGARRVNDSYRARLRVELGRLRAQLRDVAEIRATPLGFALAPRHPVEVRVLAPPVEGAGGAVLALLADGEHWSTSALALVLGASQRTVQRVLSSLAEDGQVRALGSGRARRWVAPPVIGFTTTLLLPTSTLFE comes from the coding sequence ATGGATGCGCTCATCACGGCGGCGGCTCGGGCACTGGGGGAGGGCGACCCCCTGGGGGCACTCCAGCGCGTGGCGCTCCGAGAGGACGCGCCGGCGTTGGCCGTGAGAGGTATCGCCATGGCGCAGATGGGGGTGTTCGCGAAGGCGACGCAGCTGCTGCGGCGTGCCGCTCGCGCCTACGGCTCCAGCGACGCCCTCGCGCGGGCGCGCTGCAACGTCGCGGAGGCGGAGGTGGCCCTTGCGTCCCGGGACTTCGGAGGCGCCGACCTCACGCTCGACGAAGCGCTGAGCACTTTCCTGCGCCACGGTGACTCGCAGAACGCGCGCTACACCCGGTTGTTGCAGGCACGGCGGGCCCTGTTGCTGGGCCGTGTCGATGAGGCCCAGCAGGCCGTGGCCGAGCTCGACCTTCGCGGGGCGCCCGCGATGACATTGGCGGTCGCGCATCTTCTGGAGCTCGAGGTGGCGCTGCGGCGAGGCGCCACCCGTGCCGCCCGCGTCGCGCTGGAACACGTGCGGAGCACCGCCGGACGTGCGCGCATTCCCTCGCTGGACGCCGAGGTCGAGCATGCCGCTCGGGTCCTGAGCCTCCCCGCCGCGCGAGTCCTTGTGCGGGGCGAGGCGCGAGTGGTCATGCTCGATGAGGTCGAGGTGTTGCTGGGCTCGGAGCACCTCGTCGTCAATGCGTGCCGTCGAACGGTCCATCTGCGCGGGCAGGTCGTGACGCTGGCCACTCGCCCCGTGCTGTTCGAGCTCCTGCGCGGACTGGCCGAGGCCTGGCCTGGCTCCGCCACGCGAGATGACCTTGCCCGGCACGTCTTTGGAGCGCGGCGTGTGAATGACTCCTATCGCGCGCGCCTGCGCGTCGAGCTGGGCCGCCTGAGAGCGCAGTTGCGCGACGTGGCGGAGATCCGGGCCACCCCGCTGGGCTTCGCCTTGGCTCCACGGCATCCCGTGGAGGTGCGGGTCCTCGCGCCACCCGTCGAGGGAGCGGGCGGTGCTGTGTTGGCGCTGCTCGCGGACGGCGAGCATTGGTCGACTTCGGCGCTCGCGCTCGTGCTCGGTGCAAGCCAACGGACGGTGCAGCGGGTGCTCTCCTCGCTGGCGGAGGATGGACAGGTCCGCGCGCTGGGCAGTGGCCGCGCGCGACGCTGGGTGGCGCCCCCTGTCATTGGCTTCACGACGACTTTGTTACTCCCGACATCCACTCTCTTCGAGTAG
- a CDS encoding Vgb family protein, with the protein MDKTRTEAEETQPAEILREYGPFDAASRVHGVTYDGASVWFAGGEKLQSFDPASGEPGRTLDIPCDAGTAFDGRYLFQLGEGLIRKIDPGTGQVLKTVPAPGQGGDSGLTWAEGFLWVGQFRGRVIHQIDPETGAVLRTLESKRFVTGVTWVEGELWHGTMEGDSSDIRRIDPKDGRVLVRLTLPEGQTVSGLESDGGDIFYAGGGASRTVRAVRRPRRSRR; encoded by the coding sequence ATGGACAAGACGCGGACCGAGGCGGAAGAGACACAGCCAGCGGAGATCCTCCGCGAGTACGGCCCCTTCGATGCCGCCTCGCGCGTCCATGGCGTGACGTATGACGGCGCGAGTGTCTGGTTCGCTGGAGGCGAGAAGCTTCAGTCCTTCGACCCGGCGAGTGGTGAGCCGGGGCGCACCCTCGACATCCCATGTGATGCGGGGACGGCCTTCGATGGCCGGTATCTCTTCCAGCTCGGCGAGGGCCTCATCCGGAAGATCGACCCTGGGACCGGACAGGTGCTGAAGACCGTGCCTGCTCCCGGCCAGGGTGGCGACTCGGGGCTCACCTGGGCCGAGGGGTTCTTGTGGGTCGGACAGTTTCGTGGCCGGGTGATTCATCAAATCGACCCCGAGACGGGCGCTGTCCTGCGCACCCTTGAATCCAAGCGCTTCGTCACAGGTGTGACATGGGTGGAGGGGGAGCTGTGGCACGGCACGATGGAGGGCGACTCGAGTGACATCCGGCGAATCGACCCGAAAGATGGTCGTGTGCTCGTCCGGCTCACGCTGCCCGAGGGGCAGACTGTCTCGGGGCTCGAGTCGGATGGCGGCGACATCTTCTACGCGGGCGGGGGCGCCAGCCGCACGGTTCGCGCGGTGAGGCGGCCCCGGCGCTCGCGCCGCTGA
- a CDS encoding IS256 family transposase: MDDTEFAAPSHEEVRTDVRALFLGAIRMTLEMLLEEEIRGLVGAGRWQQVAGRKDQRNGSYLRGLLTSMGHLEVAVPRTRSSGSAEAVLGRYKRRSEELDEAITSAYVQGVSTRKMGRVTRALMGEEVSRSTVSRVTKSLEEKVEGLRTQPLTQAFPYLYLDATFLDARWARTVQNVSALVAYGVGEDGHRHLLAVTLGGSESQDSWLELLRQLLERGLKGVRLVIADGHAGLAAAARQSLPEAQLQRCTVHLTRNVLAKAPWRLRGRLGKETSAVFEAPTPQDARKRLEALQAGLGRQVPEAMECLREGFPSATCFFSFPKVHWKRLRSTNGLERLHGEVKRRIRAVGAFPDRASAWRLITAVALEVTGIWDDRRYLDMALLTSNPDTTE, encoded by the coding sequence GTGGACGATACCGAGTTTGCCGCGCCCTCGCACGAGGAGGTGCGCACCGATGTGCGCGCTCTCTTCCTGGGTGCCATTCGCATGACGCTGGAGATGTTGCTGGAGGAGGAGATTCGGGGCCTGGTGGGCGCGGGGCGCTGGCAGCAGGTGGCGGGGCGAAAGGACCAGCGCAATGGCAGCTACCTGCGAGGCCTGCTGACCTCGATGGGGCACCTGGAGGTGGCCGTGCCGCGGACGCGGAGCAGCGGCTCGGCGGAGGCAGTACTGGGCCGATACAAGCGGCGCAGCGAAGAGCTCGACGAGGCAATCACCAGTGCGTACGTGCAGGGCGTCTCCACGAGGAAGATGGGCCGAGTCACACGGGCACTCATGGGCGAGGAGGTTTCGCGCTCGACGGTGAGCCGAGTGACGAAGTCCCTCGAAGAGAAGGTGGAGGGACTTCGCACCCAACCCCTCACCCAGGCATTCCCCTACCTCTACTTGGATGCCACCTTCCTGGATGCGAGGTGGGCGCGCACGGTGCAGAACGTCTCGGCCCTGGTGGCTTACGGCGTGGGCGAGGACGGGCACCGGCACCTGCTGGCCGTGACGCTGGGTGGCAGCGAGTCGCAGGACTCCTGGCTGGAGCTGCTTCGCCAACTGCTCGAGCGCGGCCTGAAGGGTGTGCGGCTTGTCATCGCCGACGGGCACGCGGGGCTGGCCGCCGCGGCCCGGCAGTCCCTGCCCGAGGCCCAGCTCCAGCGTTGCACGGTGCACCTGACTCGGAACGTCCTCGCCAAGGCCCCCTGGCGGCTGCGTGGACGGCTCGGCAAGGAGACCTCGGCCGTCTTCGAGGCGCCAACCCCCCAGGACGCCAGGAAGCGCCTGGAGGCACTCCAGGCCGGCCTGGGTCGCCAGGTTCCCGAGGCCATGGAGTGCCTGCGCGAGGGCTTCCCCTCGGCCACCTGCTTCTTCTCTTTCCCCAAGGTCCACTGGAAGCGGCTTCGCAGCACCAACGGCCTGGAGCGACTCCATGGCGAGGTGAAGCGTCGCATCCGCGCAGTGGGCGCCTTCCCGGACCGCGCCAGCGCCTGGCGCCTCATCACCGCCGTCGCCCTCGAAGTCACTGGCATCTGGGATGACCGCCGCTACCTCGACATGGCCTTGCTGACTTCAAACCCAGACACCACTGAATGA